The Salvelinus namaycush isolate Seneca chromosome 16, SaNama_1.0, whole genome shotgun sequence genome has a segment encoding these proteins:
- the LOC120060879 gene encoding GATOR complex protein WDR24-like — protein sequence MEKMSRVTTALGSSAISGRTMFCHLDAPANAISVCRDATQVVVAGRNIFKIYGLEEEQFVEKLNLRVGRKPSLNFSCADVMWHQMEENLLATAATNGAVVTWNLGKPSRNKQDQLFTEHKRTVNKVCFHPTEVYMLLSGSQDGYMKCFDLRKKESVSTFSGQSESVRDVQFSMKDYFTFAASFENGNVQLWDIRRPDRYERMFTAHTGPVFCCDWHPDDRGWLATGGRDKMVKVWDMTTNRAKEIYCVQTIASVARVKWRPERKWHLATCSMMVDHNIYVWDIRRPFIPFATFEEHKDVTTGIVWRHQHDPYFLLSGSKDSTLYQHMFKDASRPVDRANPEGLCFGLFGDLAFAAKESLISGDANRKPYPGGDRRYPIFFFKKPDLTEQFAHVSSALSVFESSLESRRMDWFVKTARLYLLSGKPFAELCDHNAKVAKELNRPQVSTTWTMLRIMFSDPANLSTPGPNHIGKLGTLPLMNSFSMKEMGMGTESRLDRSKGESRQDNIHLELGNSLINSNNDENEETEGSEGQAEYMFGDAELDDDDLYSMEHDIQAAEEQEYTLPQEAFPLRHEIMDNPLAPEHLQQDKADSPHASGNEAEVMCLTPIESFSLISISQPLFSPHLPAHFFCPVVREMLSHYAEQGDVQMAVSVLIVLGDRIRKEIDDLTQEHWYMSYIDLLQRFELWNVSNEVIKLSTCSAITCLNQTSTTLHVNCSNCKRPMSNRGWICDRCHQCASVCAVCHHVVKGLFVWCQGCSHGGHLEHVKNWLKSSSHCPAGCGHLCEYT from the exons ATGGAGAAGATGTCTCGGGTCACTACGGCCCTAGGCAGCAGCGCCATCAGCGGGCGCACCATGTTCTGCCACCTGGACGCGCCCGCCAACGCCATCAGTGTGTGCCGCGATGCCACGCAGGTGGTGGTGGCCGGCCGCAATATCTTCAAGATCTACGGCCTGGAGGAGGAGCAGTTTGTGGAGAAGCTCAACCTGCGCGTGGGCCGCAAGCCCTCGCTCAACTTCAGCTGCGCCGACGTCATGTGGCACCAGATGGAGGAGAACCTGCTGGCCACGGCTGCCACCAACGGGGCAGTAGTCACCTGGAACCTGGGCAAACCGTCACGCAACAAGCAGGACCAGCTGTTCACCGAacacaagcgtacagtcaataaggTGTGCTTCCACCCCACCGAAGTCTACATGCTGCTTAGTGGCTCCCAGGACGGCTACATGAAGTGCTTCGACCTGCGCAAGAAAGAGTCTGTCAGCACCTTCTCAG GTCAGTCAGAGAGTGTAAGAGATGTTCAGTTTAGCATGAAGGATTACTTTACTTTCGCTGCTTCCTTTGAAAATGGTAATGTCCAGCTGTGGGACATACGGAGGCCAGACCGGTATGAGAGGATGTTCACAGCCCACACCGGACCTGTGTTTTGCTGTGACTGGCACCCCGATGACAG GGGCTGGCTGGCCACTGGTGGCCGGGACAAGATGGTGAAGGTGTGGGACATGACCACCAACCGGGCCAAGGAGATCTATTGCGTCCAGACTATCGCCTCGGTGGCCCGGGTCAAGTGGCGTCCTGAGAGGAAGTGGCACCTGGCCACCTGCTCCATGATGGTGGACCACAACATCTATGTGTGGGACATCCGGAGGCCCTTCATCCCATTTGCCACCTTCGAGGAGCACAAGGACGTGACCACAGGTATTGTGTGGCGCCACCAGCACGACCCCTACTTCCTACTGTCAGGTTCCAAGGACAGCACGCTCTACCAGCACATGTTCAAGGATGCCAGCCGGCCCGTGGACCGGGCCAACCCTGAGGGACTGTGCTTCGGCCTGTTTGGCGACCTGGCCTTCGCTGCCAAGGAGAGCCTAATCAGTGGCGACGCCAACAGGAAGCCGTACCCGGGTGGTGATCGCCGCTACCCCATCTTCTTCTTCAAAAAGCCCGACCTGACGGAGCAATTTGCCCACGTGTCCAGCGCCCTCAGCGTGTTTGAGTCGTCTTTGGAGAGCAGGCGCATGGACTGGTTTGTCAAGACGGCACGCCTCTACCTCCTCAGCGGCAAACCCTTTGCCGAGCTGTGTGACCACAATGCCAAGGTGGCCAAGGAGCTCAACAGACCTCAG GTTTCCACTACATGGACGATGCTTCGGATCATGTTCTCAGACCCAGCGAACCTCTCAACGCCGGGTCCAAATCACATTGGCAAACTGGGCACCCTTCCTTTAATGAACAG TTTCAGTATGAAGGAGATGGGCATGGGGACGGAGAGCAGGCTGGACCGCAGTAAAGGAGAGAGCAGACAGGACAACATTCACCTAGAGCTTGGGAACTCGCTAATCAACAGCAACAACGACG AGAATGAAGAGACAGAGGGAAGTGAGGGCCAGGCGGAGTACATGTTTGGTGATGCTGAGCTGGACGACGATGACCTCTACTCTATGGAGCACGACATCCAGGCCG CGGAGGAGCAGGAGTACACGCTCCCCCAGGAGGCCTTCCCACTGCGCCACGAGATCATGGACAACCCGTTGGCGCCGGAGCACCTGCAGCAGGACAAGGCCGACTCGCCGCATGCCAGCGGCAACGAGGCGGAGGTCATGTGCTTGACGCCCATCGAGTCCTTCTCCCTGATCTCAATCTCCCAGCCACTGTTCAGCCCCCACCTTCCTGCCCACTTCTTCTGCCCTGTGGTCAGGGAGATGCTGAGCCATTATGCCGAGCAGGGCGACGTGCAGATGGCTGTCTCGGTGCTCATCGTCCTGGGAGACCGCATCCGCAAGGAGATTGACGACCTCACTCAG GAGCACTGGTACATGTCCTACATTGACTTGCTGCAGCGTTTCGAGCTGTGGAACGTGTCCAACGAGGTCATCAAGCTGAGCACGTGCAGCGCCATCACCTGTCTGAACCAGACATCCACCACTCTGCATGTCAACTGCAGCAACTGCAAACGGCCCATGAGCAACAGGGGCTGGATCTGTGACAG ATGCCACCAGTGTGCCAGCGTTTGTGCCGTGTGCCACCACGTGGTGAAGGGGCTGTTCGTGTGGTGCCAGGGCTGCAGTCACGGCGGGCACTTGGAGCACGTGAAGAACTGGCTAAAGAGCAGTTCCCACTGCCCGGCCGGCTGCGGTCACCTGTGTGAGTACACCTGA